One segment of uncultured Tolumonas sp. DNA contains the following:
- a CDS encoding nuclear transport factor 2 family protein, with protein MENEKEEIIKTISIYHESMVNQDIETLSEILSSDYYLVHITGYVQPKNEWFQVMKARTFDYHNINIQDLNIEVADSKSTATVTGDGIFKATIYGMDRPWYLCFTLHLNKRDNKWTISYAEYSN; from the coding sequence ATGGAAAATGAAAAAGAAGAGATCATTAAAACAATATCTATTTATCATGAAAGCATGGTTAATCAAGATATTGAAACATTAAGTGAAATTTTGAGTAGCGACTATTATTTAGTTCATATTACTGGCTATGTGCAACCTAAGAATGAATGGTTTCAAGTAATGAAAGCAAGAACTTTTGACTATCATAACATCAATATCCAGGACTTAAATATTGAAGTTGCTGATAGTAAGTCAACAGCGACTGTGACAGGTGATGGTATTTTTAAGGCAACTATTTATGGAATGGATCGCCCTTGGTATTTATGTTTTACTCTGCACTTAAACAAAAGAGATAATAAGTGGACAATTTCTTACGCTGAGTATTCAAACTAA
- a CDS encoding aldo/keto reductase, producing MKTVKLNNDVDMPILGFGVYQIEDQTECERAVLDAFEVGYRLIDTASAYRNETAVGNAIKASNVKREDMFITTKLWIKDTGYENTLRAFDKSLEKLQLDYLDLYLIHQPFNDVYGSWRAMEKLYKEGRIKAIGVSNFQMDRLVDLMVYNEIPPAVNQIEIHPFHQRFDDVNYMKANGVQAEAWAPFAEGKNNLFENDIIASLASKYQKTVAQVVLRSLIQRDIVVIPKSSKRVRMAENFDVFDFEISESDMDLLKAIDKKESSFFSHRDPEIVKWMSSFVRD from the coding sequence ATGAAAACAGTAAAGCTAAATAATGATGTTGATATGCCAATTTTAGGGTTCGGCGTATATCAAATTGAAGATCAGACCGAATGTGAGCGAGCTGTGCTTGACGCATTTGAGGTCGGTTACCGCTTAATTGATACGGCATCTGCATATAGAAATGAAACCGCTGTCGGCAATGCAATTAAAGCGAGTAATGTTAAACGTGAAGACATGTTCATTACGACAAAACTTTGGATCAAAGATACCGGCTATGAAAATACACTAAGAGCCTTTGATAAATCCTTAGAGAAGTTACAATTGGATTATCTTGATTTATATCTAATCCATCAGCCATTTAATGACGTGTATGGTTCATGGCGAGCAATGGAAAAACTGTATAAAGAAGGAAGAATTAAAGCAATTGGTGTCAGTAACTTCCAGATGGATCGATTAGTCGATTTAATGGTTTACAATGAGATCCCTCCGGCCGTTAACCAAATTGAAATTCATCCATTTCATCAACGCTTTGATGATGTAAATTATATGAAAGCGAATGGTGTTCAGGCAGAGGCATGGGCGCCCTTCGCTGAAGGTAAAAACAATTTATTTGAAAATGACATAATTGCTTCATTGGCAAGTAAATATCAGAAAACAGTTGCGCAGGTGGTGTTGCGCTCATTAATTCAACGCGACATAGTTGTGATCCCTAAATCATCAAAACGTGTAAGAATGGCAGAAAATTTTGATGTATTCGATTTCGAAATTTCAGAATCAGATATGGATTTGTTAAAGGCGATAGATAAAAAAGAAAGTTCATTCTTTTCACACCGAGATCCGGAAATTGTGAAATGGATGAGTAGTTTTGTAAGAGATTAA
- a CDS encoding LysR substrate-binding domain-containing protein, with protein sequence MLSKTELLRVFVVAADSKTFRDASVKLTMSPQTVSRVIKSLEDTYGELLFHRNTRTIKITKFGEQLLSSARHALDVVNDVFQLGKQQANQDELSGTVTLTTPNTIGRDYLYPLLRDFKNKYPQIQIDLRSSNSFSHLVDEQIDIGIRVGRIKNNGFIVKKVNEVCFNIVAAPGIIEKHGIPKNIYDLKKLPAVESIDFNSGRGWAWMFANDVEFHPDNVVFRTDDPEVEYLAVLDGLGFGQLSDWMVKEDIQQKKLVQILKDYDPNPWDVYVYRPQRGPVPMRVRLLYDEIVEYMRKVNIQ encoded by the coding sequence ATGCTTTCTAAAACAGAATTATTACGTGTATTTGTTGTTGCTGCTGACTCAAAAACATTCAGAGATGCATCTGTAAAATTAACTATGTCCCCTCAAACAGTTTCCCGAGTGATTAAATCACTGGAGGATACCTATGGCGAGCTTTTATTTCATCGGAATACCAGAACAATTAAAATCACTAAATTTGGAGAACAGCTCCTTTCGAGTGCTCGTCATGCGCTTGATGTGGTGAATGACGTTTTTCAATTGGGAAAGCAACAAGCAAATCAAGATGAATTAAGTGGCACTGTCACTTTAACAACGCCGAACACAATAGGAAGAGATTACCTCTATCCATTGTTGAGAGACTTCAAAAACAAATACCCACAAATACAAATTGACCTACGGTCATCAAATAGTTTCAGTCATTTGGTAGATGAGCAAATTGATATAGGGATCAGAGTCGGGCGCATCAAAAACAATGGCTTTATTGTGAAAAAAGTCAATGAGGTTTGTTTTAATATTGTTGCAGCACCTGGAATTATTGAGAAACATGGTATTCCTAAAAACATTTATGATCTAAAGAAATTACCCGCCGTTGAGTCCATCGATTTTAATTCAGGACGAGGTTGGGCATGGATGTTCGCGAATGATGTTGAATTTCACCCTGACAATGTTGTATTTAGAACTGATGATCCAGAAGTGGAATATTTGGCTGTCTTAGATGGTCTTGGGTTTGGCCAGTTATCGGATTGGATGGTGAAAGAGGATATTCAACAAAAAAAATTAGTCCAAATATTAAAAGACTATGACCCAAACCCTTGGGATGTTTATGTTTATCGACCCCAGAGAGGTCCTGTGCCGATGCGGGTTCGATTGTTATATGACGAAATTGTTGAATATATGCGAAAGGTTAATATTCAATAG
- a CDS encoding iron-containing alcohol dehydrogenase, with the protein MHNFTFHNPTILDFGKDKEQQIGQHLAGFGIKKVLLTFGSDRIKKDGLFNIVTTSLSTHGIEFVECGGIISNPVLTKVYEGIEIAKSNRVDAVLSVGGGSVLDSSKAIAAGVRYEGDVWDLFLGKSPISDALPIFDILTLAATGSEMNCGAVVTNEKTKQKYAINAPALFPKVSVVNPALMQTVTKDYLVYSAADIIAHTIEGYFTATVQPHFQSRLVESIIKTVMETTELLIADPLNYGARSEFAWASTQALNGLIYSGTTGFSYPNHMIEHSLSALYNVPHGAGLSVVMPAWMKWYHSRNPEQFTRFAKEVFGVSTAQDGIAAFEDWLNKVGTPTKLGQFGIDKSEASTILENVLEHASYFGIADIYTKEVMTEILNNAF; encoded by the coding sequence GTGCACAATTTCACTTTTCATAACCCAACAATCCTTGATTTTGGAAAAGATAAAGAACAGCAGATCGGCCAACATCTGGCTGGTTTTGGCATCAAAAAAGTTCTGCTCACGTTTGGCAGTGACCGTATCAAAAAGGATGGTTTGTTCAATATAGTGACTACATCACTAAGCACGCATGGCATTGAATTCGTTGAGTGTGGTGGCATTATCAGTAATCCTGTACTGACCAAAGTTTATGAAGGCATCGAGATCGCTAAAAGCAATCGTGTAGATGCTGTATTGAGTGTTGGCGGCGGTTCTGTATTAGATAGTTCAAAAGCAATCGCGGCTGGTGTGCGATACGAAGGGGATGTTTGGGATCTGTTTTTAGGTAAAAGCCCTATTTCAGATGCGCTGCCTATTTTTGACATTCTGACACTGGCAGCAACAGGCAGTGAAATGAACTGCGGTGCCGTGGTTACTAACGAAAAAACAAAACAGAAATATGCGATCAACGCACCGGCTCTCTTTCCAAAAGTATCGGTAGTCAACCCAGCCCTGATGCAGACTGTGACAAAAGATTATCTGGTCTATTCAGCCGCAGACATTATTGCTCATACTATCGAGGGTTACTTCACCGCTACCGTGCAGCCACATTTTCAATCGCGCCTGGTTGAATCCATCATTAAAACAGTCATGGAAACCACTGAGTTACTCATTGCCGATCCACTGAATTATGGAGCACGCAGCGAGTTTGCCTGGGCATCAACACAAGCACTGAATGGTTTGATCTACTCTGGCACCACAGGTTTCAGTTATCCGAACCATATGATCGAACACTCTTTATCTGCACTTTATAACGTGCCTCATGGAGCTGGGCTATCGGTTGTCATGCCTGCCTGGATGAAATGGTATCACTCCCGAAACCCTGAGCAATTCACCCGTTTTGCAAAAGAAGTATTTGGTGTTTCAACTGCACAAGATGGTATTGCGGCATTTGAAGACTGGCTGAATAAGGTTGGCACACCAACAAAACTGGGGCAATTCGGCATTGATAAATCCGAAGCATCTACCATCCTTGAAAATGTGCTTGAACATGCCAGCTATTTCGGGATTGCGGATATATATACAAAAGAAGTCATGACTGAAATTCTGAATAACGCCTTCTAA
- a CDS encoding MFS transporter, with protein MQKKFNASQMTLFILLTSYSMLVIDNSIVITGLPTIQSQLAFTPEKLSWVQNAYMLCFGGFMLLGARAGDLFGSLKVFMFGLLIFTASSLLISLSTSANLLILARAIQGLGAAILSPATLTLLTKNFSEGAERNRALGWYGAIGGITASLGLVAGGVIANYISWRAGFFINVPIGIYLMIVAPKYISETERHHGKLDLLGAILSIISMVSLVYALINAAEVGFDNTYTEILFTVFALSIFIFIQLERKIERPLLPLHIFSNKVRSGAYIARLLFTGSAMGFFFYTTQYLQTILQLNAFQAGIAFFPSMIVNFLGALVAPRFARKFGNTNVLLSTIFISFIGMFLLGLGVVTTHFWLGIMFPMILVGSGMGASMALLTVFGVSKIASEDAGAASGVVGVAHQIGGALGIALLVVVSSFSMHSSASVNTGSLLQGMSDAMFAASVLLAMSFVVVYSFVPKK; from the coding sequence ATGCAAAAAAAATTTAATGCGTCACAAATGACGTTATTTATATTGTTAACGAGTTATTCCATGTTAGTGATTGATAATTCGATTGTTATTACCGGGCTTCCAACCATTCAGTCTCAGCTCGCGTTTACCCCTGAAAAATTATCATGGGTACAAAATGCCTATATGCTCTGTTTCGGTGGTTTTATGCTACTCGGCGCAAGAGCAGGAGACCTGTTCGGTAGTCTTAAAGTGTTTATGTTCGGTCTTTTGATCTTTACCGCGTCTTCACTTTTGATAAGCCTTTCTACTTCAGCTAATTTGCTAATTCTTGCCAGAGCAATTCAAGGCTTAGGCGCAGCAATCCTATCCCCAGCGACACTGACATTATTGACTAAAAACTTCAGCGAGGGAGCTGAGCGCAACAGAGCACTTGGTTGGTATGGCGCAATCGGTGGTATTACTGCAAGCTTAGGGTTAGTGGCAGGCGGTGTAATTGCCAACTATATTTCATGGCGCGCAGGTTTTTTCATCAACGTTCCCATCGGTATCTATCTAATGATAGTTGCACCAAAATACATTTCTGAAACAGAACGCCATCACGGTAAACTTGATTTATTGGGAGCCATATTGTCAATAATTAGTATGGTTTCATTAGTGTACGCATTAATTAATGCCGCTGAAGTCGGTTTCGATAATACCTACACAGAAATATTATTCACTGTTTTTGCTTTATCTATTTTTATTTTCATTCAACTCGAAAGAAAAATTGAACGCCCACTTCTACCATTGCATATCTTTTCAAATAAAGTCCGAAGTGGTGCTTATATTGCTCGGTTGCTCTTTACTGGTTCAGCAATGGGGTTCTTTTTTTATACAACCCAATACTTACAAACCATTTTACAACTGAATGCGTTTCAAGCCGGAATTGCCTTTTTCCCATCCATGATCGTAAATTTTTTAGGGGCTTTAGTCGCACCTCGTTTTGCACGAAAATTTGGTAATACCAACGTTCTATTAAGCACAATTTTCATCTCATTTATTGGGATGTTTTTACTGGGATTAGGTGTCGTTACAACGCATTTTTGGCTTGGCATTATGTTTCCCATGATCCTTGTTGGTTCTGGCATGGGGGCATCAATGGCGCTGTTAACCGTCTTTGGTGTTAGCAAAATTGCATCTGAAGATGCTGGGGCCGCATCTGGCGTTGTTGGTGTTGCACATCAAATAGGCGGCGCGCTGGGCATAGCACTACTTGTCGTTGTCTCTTCATTTTCAATGCATTCATCTGCCTCAGTAAACACTGGTTCTCTGTTACAAGGAATGAGTGATGCAATGTTTGCAGCCAGTGTTTTACTGGCCATGTCCTTCGTTGTCGTTTATTCATTCGTACCAAAAAAATGA
- a CDS encoding SDR family oxidoreductase — MNNKEVVILAGAGQIGMAIARRVSFGKKLIIGDKNPDNAKNIAKIMNDAGFDVEAIEMDLSSRASIKQMIAKSKEYGDITMLINSAGVSPSQASTEVVLKVDLYGTAVLLEEVGKEIASGGVGVTISSQSGHRMPALTPEIDAQLALTPTEELLDLEVLQPQNIKDSLHAYQMAKRCNVKRVMAEAVKWGERGARINSISPGIVVTPLAIDEFNGPRGDFYKNMFAKCPSGRPGTADEIANLAELLMSPQGAFITGADFLIDGGATASYFYGPLKP, encoded by the coding sequence ATGAATAACAAAGAAGTAGTGATTTTAGCTGGTGCAGGTCAAATAGGAATGGCGATTGCCAGACGAGTCAGTTTTGGAAAAAAACTAATTATTGGTGATAAAAATCCAGACAACGCGAAAAACATCGCAAAAATAATGAATGATGCAGGCTTCGATGTTGAAGCAATTGAAATGGATTTATCATCCAGAGCATCCATCAAACAAATGATTGCTAAGTCGAAAGAATATGGCGACATTACTATGCTAATTAATTCTGCTGGTGTATCGCCAAGTCAGGCATCCACAGAAGTTGTGTTGAAAGTTGATTTATATGGTACTGCCGTTTTACTCGAGGAGGTTGGTAAAGAAATTGCCTCTGGCGGTGTTGGGGTCACGATATCAAGTCAATCCGGTCACCGGATGCCAGCACTTACCCCTGAAATTGATGCACAACTAGCTTTAACACCAACCGAAGAACTGCTTGATCTAGAGGTTTTACAACCACAAAACATCAAAGACTCACTTCATGCATATCAAATGGCCAAGCGCTGTAATGTTAAACGCGTTATGGCTGAAGCTGTGAAATGGGGTGAACGAGGTGCTCGCATTAACTCGATTTCTCCCGGTATTGTCGTAACGCCATTAGCTATTGATGAATTCAATGGTCCAAGAGGTGATTTCTATAAAAATATGTTCGCAAAATGCCCATCCGGTCGCCCGGGAACCGCAGACGAAATTGCTAATCTTGCAGAGTTGTTGATGAGCCCACAAGGTGCATTTATTACTGGCGCTGATTTCTTAATCGATGGTGGTGCGACTGCATCCTACTTTTATGGCCCGTTAAAACCATAA
- a CDS encoding multidrug effflux MFS transporter, protein MDNTAENIVLKPDESSKVKTSVWFLLILSALMGFTSLSTDIYLPAMPQMAKDLQGNVELTITGFLLGFMIAQLIWGPISDHIGRRIPLFIGMVLFVIGSVGCATSYSLEQIVFWRVFQALGACTGPMLARAMIRDLYSRTEGARMLSTLTIIMAIAPIVGPLMGGQIIKFSTWHSIFWLLVCIGSLMFCSLFWLPETLAINKRTKASFKSVFVNYYRLLKNKAFMKFTLCVTFYYVGAYAFITGSPAVYISYFGVPAQYYGWLFALNIVGVMAVSFVNRSLVRTVPLQKLLQISTLISAMAMIIMGIAVKMNVGGMYVIIAMAFIFFSMNGVIAASSTAAALDEVPQIAGSASALIGSLQYGSGIISSLLLASFTNGTPWTMTWIMLLFTCASALILKIRTAEK, encoded by the coding sequence ATGGATAATACGGCAGAAAATATAGTGCTTAAACCGGATGAATCATCAAAAGTAAAAACCAGCGTTTGGTTTTTACTGATATTAAGCGCCTTAATGGGCTTTACTTCGTTATCAACGGACATTTATTTACCGGCAATGCCCCAAATGGCTAAAGATCTGCAAGGTAATGTTGAATTAACCATTACTGGTTTTTTGCTGGGGTTCATGATTGCACAATTGATATGGGGGCCAATCAGTGATCACATTGGCAGACGAATTCCTCTGTTTATTGGCATGGTATTGTTTGTTATTGGATCTGTCGGTTGTGCGACTTCATACTCGCTTGAACAAATCGTGTTCTGGCGCGTCTTTCAGGCACTGGGTGCTTGTACTGGCCCCATGCTGGCCAGAGCGATGATCCGTGATTTGTATTCCCGCACCGAAGGTGCCCGAATGCTTTCTACCTTAACGATTATTATGGCGATCGCGCCAATTGTTGGGCCACTGATGGGTGGTCAAATTATCAAATTTTCGACCTGGCATAGTATATTTTGGTTATTAGTTTGTATTGGCTCGCTGATGTTTTGCTCATTATTCTGGTTGCCAGAAACATTAGCTATTAATAAAAGAACCAAGGCATCATTTAAATCTGTATTTGTAAACTATTATCGTCTACTGAAAAATAAAGCATTCATGAAGTTTACGCTTTGTGTGACTTTCTATTATGTCGGGGCCTATGCATTTATTACCGGTTCACCGGCGGTTTACATATCTTATTTTGGTGTTCCGGCTCAATATTATGGCTGGCTGTTTGCCTTAAATATTGTTGGTGTTATGGCGGTTAGTTTTGTAAACCGATCATTAGTCAGAACAGTGCCGTTACAAAAATTATTGCAAATTTCAACGCTGATTTCAGCGATGGCAATGATTATTATGGGAATCGCGGTAAAAATGAACGTTGGTGGTATGTATGTCATTATCGCAATGGCTTTCATCTTCTTTTCGATGAATGGGGTAATTGCCGCTTCATCGACAGCGGCAGCTTTGGATGAAGTGCCGCAAATCGCTGGTTCTGCATCTGCCTTAATCGGGTCGTTGCAATATGGCAGCGGAATAATTTCCTCTCTGCTACTTGCCTCGTTTACTAATGGTACCCCCTGGACAATGACCTGGATCATGCTGCTGTTTACTTGCGCAAGTGCACTGATTCTTAAGATCCGAACAGCAGAGAAATAG